The following are encoded together in the Pararhizobium qamdonense genome:
- a CDS encoding YciE/YciF ferroxidase family protein → MAKLLEDLFLDTLKDVYFAEQKIVATLPEMEQAATNSQLKSAFRKHLDETKIHVTRLEAIFNVIGEEPEAKTCDAILGITDEGAEIMEEYEGSPALDAGLLAAAQAVEHYEMSRYGTLRTWALELGYEEAAEILQSTLDEEQATDLALTAIATSVVNQKAEG, encoded by the coding sequence ATGGCTAAATTACTGGAAGATTTGTTCCTCGACACCCTCAAGGACGTTTATTTCGCTGAACAGAAAATTGTCGCGACTCTTCCGGAAATGGAGCAGGCGGCGACAAACTCTCAGCTGAAGTCCGCCTTCCGCAAGCATCTTGACGAGACTAAAATCCACGTGACGCGTCTGGAGGCCATTTTTAACGTGATCGGCGAGGAGCCAGAGGCGAAGACATGCGACGCCATTCTAGGCATTACCGACGAAGGTGCCGAAATCATGGAAGAGTACGAAGGCTCGCCAGCCCTTGATGCTGGGCTCTTGGCAGCTGCTCAGGCAGTCGAACATTATGAGATGTCACGCTACGGTACACTACGCACTTGGGCGCTTGAGCTCGGCTATGAGGAAGCGGCGGAGATTCTTCAGTCGACGCTCGACGAGGAACAAGCCACCGATTTGGCACTGACTGCCATCGCCACGTCTGTGGTGAACCAAAAAGCCGAAGGCTGA
- a CDS encoding response regulator — MMKEITIAVVDDHPLFREGVMRILSEIPGFRIVGEGSASDEALALSATVRPDVLLLDISMPGGGLNVIFPILHENPGQKIIMLTVSETSDDVMSALSKGAKGYVLKGIGSRILADIVRSVAAGDTYVSPSLSARLLSDMSSSAALAKQGNPIDDLTTREHEVLNLVAEGLSNKRIALRLGVHEKTIKQHMTHIFVKLGISNRTEAAMTLRNVTVHA; from the coding sequence CTGATGAAAGAGATAACAATAGCCGTTGTCGACGATCATCCGCTGTTTCGCGAAGGCGTCATGCGCATCCTCTCGGAAATCCCAGGCTTCCGGATCGTTGGCGAAGGCTCCGCATCTGATGAGGCGCTTGCACTGAGCGCGACCGTCAGGCCCGATGTCCTGCTTCTAGACATTTCGATGCCGGGCGGCGGGCTGAATGTGATCTTCCCCATCCTGCACGAGAACCCCGGCCAGAAGATCATCATGCTGACGGTCTCGGAGACGAGCGATGACGTGATGAGCGCGTTGTCAAAAGGCGCGAAAGGCTACGTTTTGAAAGGCATCGGTTCACGGATCCTGGCTGACATCGTGAGATCGGTGGCCGCGGGCGACACCTACGTCTCGCCTTCGCTGTCGGCGCGGTTGCTCTCCGACATGTCATCATCCGCGGCCCTGGCGAAACAAGGCAATCCGATCGACGATCTGACGACCCGCGAGCACGAAGTACTGAACCTCGTGGCCGAGGGCTTGAGCAACAAGCGAATAGCGCTCCGGCTTGGCGTGCACGAGAAGACGATCAAGCAGCACATGACCCATATCTTCGTAAAACTGGGGATCAGCAACCGAACAGAAGCGGCGATGACGCTGCGAAACGTGACGGTTCACGCTTGA
- a CDS encoding YcxB family protein has translation MPNESKYQITYTLTAWDYAAMARALTRRPWHRSIITLVLWLISVWCLLVLFTDLYNPVTMINAIAENGSWLWLPACLLVVAFFSLGTHWLAWGASFLYYRQIASADATISISLSDDAIRVKSNVADSTVPWATVKRVIREENYLLLPISKREAFILPRRGFETQDSFEDAFRYVTEKILAGTVGAG, from the coding sequence ATGCCCAACGAGTCTAAGTACCAGATCACCTACACCCTTACCGCGTGGGATTATGCCGCCATGGCGCGGGCGCTTACTCGCAGGCCCTGGCACCGCAGCATAATCACGTTGGTGCTTTGGCTCATCTCTGTTTGGTGTCTTTTGGTCCTCTTCACGGACCTCTACAATCCGGTCACCATGATCAACGCCATTGCTGAAAACGGTTCTTGGCTTTGGCTTCCGGCATGCCTCCTCGTCGTCGCCTTCTTCTCGCTAGGCACGCACTGGCTGGCGTGGGGCGCATCGTTTCTATACTACCGGCAAATCGCATCCGCCGACGCGACCATCAGCATTAGTCTCAGCGACGATGCCATTCGGGTCAAATCGAACGTGGCGGACTCGACCGTTCCATGGGCAACCGTGAAGCGCGTTATCCGGGAGGAAAACTACTTGCTGCTGCCGATATCGAAGCGGGAGGCCTTCATCCTGCCGAGACGCGGCTTTGAAACTCAAGACAGTTTTGAGGACGCCTTTCGTTATGTAACCGAGAAAATACTGGCAGGCACGGTTGGAGCCGGCTGA
- a CDS encoding ferritin-like domain-containing protein, whose product MVTMVGNEGNIEKLVKDLLYLEHDAIAAYDSCIERLDDKTLSAKIAEFKQDHLQHVVVLNEMARELGIDAPTEGDMKQILTTGKIALANLMGDSAILKAMKTNEDDTVTAYERASRHEDAIPQSKAFFTKAHEDELRHRAWMETTAKTL is encoded by the coding sequence ATGGTCACCATGGTCGGAAACGAAGGCAACATCGAGAAGCTCGTCAAGGATCTGCTGTACCTCGAGCACGATGCCATCGCGGCATACGATTCCTGCATCGAACGGCTCGACGACAAGACCCTCAGCGCCAAGATCGCCGAGTTCAAGCAGGACCACCTGCAGCATGTCGTCGTCCTGAACGAGATGGCACGCGAGCTTGGCATCGACGCGCCGACGGAAGGCGACATGAAGCAGATCCTGACGACGGGCAAGATTGCCCTCGCCAATCTGATGGGCGATTCCGCGATCCTCAAGGCGATGAAGACGAACGAAGACGACACGGTTACCGCATACGAGCGCGCCTCCCGTCACGAGGATGCGATCCCGCAGTCGAAGGCGTTCTTCACGAAGGCGCACGAGGACGAGCTGCGTCACCGGGCATGGATGGAAACGACTGCGAAAACGCTGTGA
- a CDS encoding CHASE4 domain-containing protein yields the protein MADSIGNITAKSDSIDDARAVSAAASAVGTMKKQLEGTIRDNAFWDDAFDQVNSDNRDDWIIENWGTTTKVPRSSIKRRYPTKYVFSDT from the coding sequence GTGGCCGATTCGATCGGCAATATTACCGCGAAATCCGACAGCATAGACGATGCTCGTGCGGTGAGCGCCGCAGCCAGCGCCGTCGGCACCATGAAAAAACAGCTCGAAGGGACGATCCGGGACAACGCCTTTTGGGATGACGCATTCGACCAGGTAAATTCGGATAATCGCGACGACTGGATTATTGAAAACTGGGGGACAACCACCAAAGTGCCAAGAAGTTCTATAAAAAGGCGTTATCCCACGAAGTATGTCTTTTCAGACACTTAA
- a CDS encoding DUF1236 domain-containing protein, with translation MNTKLILASAFVTLALSGSAYADDANSAVTGAAGGAVTGAIVGGPVGAAIGGAVGLVAGAAIDPPPERVVTYVQQQPVQNSVVVKQPIVIGKPVPQEVVLMPIAEDPRYSYTVVNDQRVIVDPQTRTVVQVIQ, from the coding sequence ATGAACACGAAACTCATTCTCGCATCGGCCTTTGTCACTCTCGCTCTAAGCGGTTCTGCCTATGCCGATGACGCCAACAGCGCGGTCACGGGTGCCGCAGGCGGTGCGGTCACGGGTGCGATCGTTGGCGGCCCGGTCGGCGCTGCTATTGGTGGCGCCGTCGGCCTCGTCGCAGGTGCTGCCATCGACCCGCCGCCGGAACGCGTCGTCACCTATGTCCAGCAGCAGCCTGTGCAGAACTCTGTTGTCGTCAAGCAGCCGATCGTCATCGGCAAGCCTGTCCCGCAGGAGGTCGTCCTGATGCCGATCGCAGAAGATCCGCGCTATTCGTACACCGTCGTCAACGACCAGCGCGTCATCGTCGACCCGCAGACCCGCACCGTTGTGCAGGTCATCCAGTAA